From the genome of Nitrospirae bacterium YQR-1:
ACATAGAGGATGCAATCAATAGTATTACAGAGGTTGCGGTAAAAAAGGGAGACGAGATTATAACAGACGGCGGGGATATAAAGGCGTTTTATGTGATATCATGTGGTAGGGCTGAGGTGTTGAGGTTAAACCCTGAAAGTGGTGAGATGGAGAGAACTGAGGAGTTGGGGGCTGGGGATGAGATAGGGGAGGAGGGGATTATTATGGCGGCAAAGAGTCCCTGTACGGTCAGGATGTTGGAGGACGGTACTTTGTATGCGTTGGATGTGGAGAGGTTTATGGAAATGCTTAAGAAACCGCTTTTGGCGGAGGTGCCGCATGAGGTAGCCCGGGCGATGTATAGCAGCGGGTATAAGTTTGTAGATGTGAGGTTTGTGGAAGAGTATGAGGAGTCTCACATATTGGGCAGTGTCAACTTACCGTTGTTTGATTTGATGAATAGAAAGTCTGAGTTTGAAGAGGGCAAAGAATATGTGGTTTACTGCAGAAGCGGCAGAAGAAGCGCAGTAGCCGCCTTTAAGTTAAAACAAATAAAAATAAAAGCTGTAAGCCTTAAGGGTGGCATTAAGGATTGGCCTTACAGTGATCTGTTGGAATAAAGGGGAAATTGCTAAGTATGAAAAGAGGTTACCTTATAATTTTATATTTCAGCGGCAGGTTTGGCAAAAGGGGCTACAGAGGGTCAGTCATAGGTTTATCGCCCCAGACTAACTGAAAAACTGCGCCGGTTAGAATTGATATAAATGAATATAAAGATAAAATAGAAAATATATATCTGATTTTATGTTTCTTGAAAAAGTCAAAATGACTAAGTGGGCGTCCGAAACTAATAGAATAATAATTTTTAATTGATATATTATTAGACGGCTTATAAAATGTGGTTGAATATAATTGGGCTAGTGTTTTGTTATCCCTATCATCATTTAACTCTTCTTTGGATTTATTGAGAATGACATCTATAGAGCTTATATTGTCTGAAGTAGTGTTATCAAAAATTTTTGCTAAAATACCTGAATTTTCTATCATCGGCTTACCAAAAAATTGAATTATATAAAACCCTTGCAAAAAAGAAATCAATAAAGCAAATATTATTATAACGAGTGTTCTGCCGATAGTCATCACGATTGTTGCTCTGTGTACTCTGTTTTTTATTTTAGTATAAATAAATACACTAACAATGCAAATGACAACAGTATCAATTATAACTATTGTGCTGGCTTCAAGGATGAGAGTCATTTTCCACAATCCTTCAGTATTCAAAAGAACAGTCCACCCTATGAGAATTCCTAAAGACATCCGAGGAAGAAATAACTTAAATAAGTTTAATTTCAATTTCCATAGATAATAC
Proteins encoded in this window:
- a CDS encoding cyclic nucleotide-binding domain-containing protein, with translation MVIKEFIKALKDSHLMFHTISETSLAESLQVYRAFEMREGESVNIGGYAGDLLFVVYGMLEVTDISGGKKELISDDASNKPLVFPQYPQQLAIRAIEDSCICHLDVDAFSYLLGIEETVSEIKAGGRYDSNLLKLMTSSTAFKQLPIEYIEDAINSITEVAVKKGDEIITDGGDIKAFYVISCGRAEVLRLNPESGEMERTEELGAGDEIGEEGIIMAAKSPCTVRMLEDGTLYALDVERFMEMLKKPLLAEVPHEVARAMYSSGYKFVDVRFVEEYEESHILGSVNLPLFDLMNRKSEFEEGKEYVVYCRSGRRSAVAAFKLKQIKIKAVSLKGGIKDWPYSDLLE